In Atribacteraceae bacterium, the genomic stretch TTTATGTTCAAACCAAAGGATATTCGGGAAATCTCCCGCAGGGCATCCTCCGGGATTTCAATGGTGACACCTTCCGTAGCCAGCAAAGCCTGATACTGCTTAACCAGTGAATTGTATGGCTCGATCAGGATCCGGTAGAGATCCTCTTCGGTAAGAGGTGATAATTCAACCCGGATTGGAAAGCGGCCTTGCAGTTCGGGCAGGAGATCGGAAGGTTTAGCCTGTGAAAAGGCGCCGGCGGCGATAAACAAGACATGGTTGGTTTTGACCGGTCCATGTTTGGTAAGCACGGTTGATCCTTCCACGATGGGGAGAAGATCGCGTTGGACGCCCCCCCGGGAAACGTCCGGTCCATGGGTTTCCCGGCTCCCTCCCGCGGTGATCTTATCAATTTCATCGATGAACACAATTCCGGTTTCTTCAACCCGGCGGATGGCTTCCCGGGTGATTTCCTCCATATCGATCATCTTTTGAATTTCCTGATTGAAGAGGATTTCCCGGGCATCCCTTATTTTAACCTTTTTCCTTTTTTTCCGGGGAGGAAATATATTGCCGAAAACGTCCTTGAGATCGATGCCCAGACTCTCCATTCCTCCTCCGGTCATCACTTCGATCGGACCGGTGCTTTCCTCAACCTCGACTTCGACCATCCGATCGTCCAAATCACCCTTCAACAATCGTTCCCGGAACTTTTCCCTGGTCCTGTTGAAAGAATCCTGATCCCGGGTCCAGACGACATCGACCCGATGATCCATGCCCTCCTCCCTGGAATCAGATTGAACCGGCGCCTCCGACGTGCCTCCCCGGGCAAGCAGGACATCGAGAATCCGCTCCTCAGCAGCTTCGCGACCGCGTTTTTCCTGTTTTTGAGTAATTTCACTTTTGACCATTCGAACCGCCAGTTCGGTAATGTCCCGGACAATCGACTCGACATCCTTGCCTACATACCCAACCTCGGTAAATTTCGTGGCTTCCACCTTGAGAAAAGGGGCGCGAGCCAGCTTCGCAATCCGTCTGGCGATCTCGGTTTTTCCCACCCCGGTTGGCCCGATCATGATGATATTTTTCGGGGTGATCTCCTCAGCGATCTCTTCCGGAAGCGATTGACGGCGTATTCTGTTTCTAAAAGCGATAGCGACGCTTTTTTTCGCTTCTTCCTGGCCGATAATGTACTTATCGAGTTCCCCGACCACGTCTTCGGGGGTTAAAGCCTCCTCAAGCTTATCCATGCACTCCTCCTGAATCATTACAACTATTAGGCTATAGCCCAGACTAAATAAGGTGACGTCGCCTACCCATAAACTTTTTTTCAGACGCTTTCTACAACAATTCGGTCATTCGTGTACACACAAATTTCTGCAGCGATATGCATAGCCTGCCGGGCGATATCTTCAGAGCTCAGGCTGGTGTTACGAAGCAAAGCACGGGCCGCGGCCAATGCATAGTTTCCACCGGACCCGATGGCGATGATCCCTTCATCAGGTTCGATGACGTCTCCCCGTCCGGAAAGAAGAAAAATTTGTGACGAATTCATGACCATCAGTAGGGCATCCAAGTGGCGGAGCACCTTGTCTGTTCGCCAGGTTTTGGCCAGTTCGACCGCCGATCGAGCGAGATTTCCAGAATATATATTAAGCTTTTCCTCGAAGCGCTCCAGAAGCGTGAGGCAATCCGCTCCCGCGCCGGCGAACCCGGCCAGCATTTTATCGTTGTATAAACGGTGAAGTTTTCGTGCGCCCTGTTTGACGATTGCCTCGTTCATGGTGACTTGACCGTCTCCGGCCATCGTTCCCCGGCCATCTCTGATTACGGCTAGGACCGTTGTCGATCGCGTCTTGACCATAGGTCCACCTTCTTTCCCGAATGGGGATGGGTATCATTATAGACTGATTTCATTTTTTCCCAGTTGATATGAGTATAGATCTGAGTCGTGGAAAGACTGGCATGTCCGAGCGCCTCCTGAACCAGTCGGAGTTCAGCTCCTCCGGATAGAAAATGAGTAGCGAAAGTATGCCGGAAGGTATGTGGGGAAACCGGTTTTTCCAGACCCTGCTCTAGGCAGCACTTGTTGAGCACCTTCCTGATTCCCCTTGGAGTGAGCGGTTTTCCGAAACGGTTGAGAAAAGCCGCTTCTTCAGGTTCGGGGTCCGGCGTCTTATGCCAATACTCCTGAAGAGCTGCTGCTGCGTGCCCGTTCAAGGGAACGATCCGTTCCTTTCCACCCTTTCCGTTCACTCGCAGGGTTTGCCGCTTGAAGTCAATATCTTTACGCCTAAGGTTTGCTGCCTCGCCCACCCGGATTCCCGATGCGTAGAGCAACTCAAACAAAGCGTGATTTCGGGCACTCAATCTGTCTCTTTTCTCCTCCTGTTGTTTTCTCAAGGTCTCCAGGAAGACAACGATTTCCTGCAAGGAAAGAAATGTTGGGAGTTTCTTCTCCGCTTTCAGCCTCCCTAAACCATCACAGGGATAATGATCGATCAATCCCCGTCGCCGCAGAAATCGATAAAAGCTCTTCAAAGCCGCCAGTCGGTTGAGTTGGGAAATCCGCTTGAGGGTTCGGACGGACTGGAGATAGGCAAGGAACCCTTTCACTTCAGCCTGA encodes the following:
- the hslV gene encoding ATP-dependent protease subunit HslV, coding for MVKTRSTTVLAVIRDGRGTMAGDGQVTMNEAIVKQGARKLHRLYNDKMLAGFAGAGADCLTLLERFEEKLNIYSGNLARSAVELAKTWRTDKVLRHLDALLMVMNSSQIFLLSGRGDVIEPDEGIIAIGSGGNYALAAARALLRNTSLSSEDIARQAMHIAAEICVYTNDRIVVESV
- a CDS encoding tyrosine-type recombinase/integrase — its product is MKLKTDKDYIDYFVGYITLEKHYSPYTRENYQRSLEQFSEYLQDTGHGITGLPSVTQAEVKGFLAYLQSVRTLKRISQLNRLAALKSFYRFLRRRGLIDHYPCDGLGRLKAEKKLPTFLSLQEIVVFLETLRKQQEEKRDRLSARNHALFELLYASGIRVGEAANLRRKDIDFKRQTLRVNGKGGKERIVPLNGHAAAALQEYWHKTPDPEPEEAAFLNRFGKPLTPRGIRKVLNKCCLEQGLEKPVSPHTFRHTFATHFLSGGAELRLVQEALGHASLSTTQIYTHINWEKMKSVYNDTHPHSGKKVDLWSRRDRQRS
- the hslU gene encoding ATP-dependent protease ATPase subunit HslU, with translation MDKLEEALTPEDVVGELDKYIIGQEEAKKSVAIAFRNRIRRQSLPEEIAEEITPKNIIMIGPTGVGKTEIARRIAKLARAPFLKVEATKFTEVGYVGKDVESIVRDITELAVRMVKSEITQKQEKRGREAAEERILDVLLARGGTSEAPVQSDSREEGMDHRVDVVWTRDQDSFNRTREKFRERLLKGDLDDRMVEVEVEESTGPIEVMTGGGMESLGIDLKDVFGNIFPPRKKRKKVKIRDAREILFNQEIQKMIDMEEITREAIRRVEETGIVFIDEIDKITAGGSRETHGPDVSRGGVQRDLLPIVEGSTVLTKHGPVKTNHVLFIAAGAFSQAKPSDLLPELQGRFPIRVELSPLTEEDLYRILIEPYNSLVKQYQALLATEGVTIEIPEDALREISRISFGLNI